A stretch of DNA from Euzebyales bacterium:
GTGATCTGTGACAGCTCGCCGCTACGCAGCAGGTAGCCGCGACTGTCGCCGACGTGGGCGAAGCACACCGTCGCACCGACCGCGACCGCGGCGGTCACGGTCGTGCCCATGCCGGCCCGCTGTGGGTCCTGGGCGGCAGAGCGGTGGATCGTGCGGTTGGCGTCACGTACGGCCTCCGCGAGCTCCTGCTGCGCTGCGTCGGCGGTGGTGTCCTCATCGAACGTGAGCTCACCGAGGCGTTCGACCACGAGCGCCGAGGCGACCTCCCCCGCCGCGTGGCCGCCGAGGCCGTCTGCGACCGCGTAGACCGGATGCGCGCACAGGTAGCTGTCCTCGTTCTGCGGGCGGATCAACCCGACGTGCGTTCCCGCAGCACTGCTCAACCTCACGCCGCCTCCGCCCGTCCTCGAGTGCAGTAGGAGGATGCCCCGTGTACATCTTCGCACACGCGCTGTCGGGCCTG
This window harbors:
- a CDS encoding Stp1/IreP family PP2C-type Ser/Thr phosphatase; this translates as MRLSSAAGTHVGLIRPQNEDSYLCAHPVYAVADGLGGHAAGEVASALVVERLGELTFDEDTTADAAQQELAEAVRDANRTIHRSAAQDPQRAGMGTTVTAAVAVGATVCFAHVGDSRGYLLRSGELSQITEDHTPVQRAVRAGVISAEEAQHHPSRHVLAQAVGLDVDVEVDTPRVDLQAGDRIVLCTDGMTDPIPDVDIPGVIGDADTPDAAVKALIDAALQRGGPDNVTVVVLDATA